A stretch of DNA from Bradyrhizobium algeriense:
CGAAATCGTAGGGCAGGCGGTGCCGCCGACGCCGGCGCATGCGTGGCCGTTGCTTAGCGAGCGGCTCGGCGCTGATGTCGTGGTCAAGCATGAGAACCACACGCCGATCGGCGCCTTCAAGGTGCGCGGCGGGCTGGTCTATCTCGACCGGCTGAAGCGGGAGCGGCCGAATACGCCCGGGATCATTTCCGCCACGCGCGGCAATCACGGGCAGAGCCTCGCCTTCGCGGCCGGCCGCCACGGTGTTCCGGCCGTGATTTATGTGCCGCGCGGCAATTCGGTGGAGAAGAACCGCGCCATGCGCGCGTTCGGTGCCGAACTGGTCGAACATGGCGAGGACTTTCAGGCGGCAGCCGAAGAAGCCGCGCGCCATGCCCAGTTCGCCGGCCTTCACATGGTGCCGTCATTCCATCCCGACCTCGTGCTCGGCGTCGCGACCTATGCGCTCGAATTGCTGCGCGCGGCGCCCGCCCTAGACGTGCTCTACGTGCCGATCGGGCAGGGTTCTGGCATCTGCGGCTGCATCATGGCGCGCGATCTGCTCGGGCGCAAAACCGAGATCGTCGGCGTGCAGTCGACCGAAGCGCCATCCTATGCGCTGTCGTTTGCGGCCGGCACGGTCGTGACGACTGAGTCCAGCAACACGCTGGCCGACGGCATGGCCACCCGCGTTCCCGTGGCCGAAGCGCTTGCGGTCATCCGCAAGGGTGCCTCGCGCATCGTGCAGGTCACGGACGATGAGGTCGCCGCGGCGGTGCGCGCCTACTGGACCGACACGCACAATCTCGCCGAAGGCGCGGGCGCGGCTGCGCTCGCAGCGGCGCTGCAGGAGAAGGCCAAGCTCGCCGGCAAGCGCGTCGGCCTGATCCTGAGCGGTGGCAATATCGATTTCGATCTGTTCCAAAAATGGATCGGGACAGACATCACTGCTACCGCCCAACGGGCGATGGTGTGACGAGAGGACATTTGAGGGGACGATAATGAACCAGCCCGCATCCGCCTACTTCCTGGAAGAGCGCCACGATCCCAACGAGACGCACACGCTCTCGGTCCTGGTGCAGAACGAGCCGGGCGTGCTCGCGCGCGTGATCGGGCTGTTCTCCGGCCGCGGCTACAACATCGAGAGCCTCACGGTCTCTGAAACTGAAAGCCAGAAACATCTCTCGCGCATCACCATCGTCACGACAGGCACGCCGATGGTGATCGAGCAGATCAAGCACCAGCTCGACCGCATGGTGCCGGTCTATCGCGTCGTCGACATGACGATCACTGGCCGCTCGATCGAACGGGAGCTCGCGATGGTGAAGGTGCGTGGCGGCGGCGACCACCGGGTCGAGGCGCTGCGGCTGGCGGATGCGTTCCGCGCCCGCGTGATCGACGCCACCACCGAGAGTTTTGTGTTCGAGATCACAGGCAATTCTTCCAAAATCAGTCAATTCATCGACCTGATGCGCCCGCTCGGCCTTGTCGAAGTGTCGCGCACCGGCGTTGCTGCGATCGGGCGCGGGCCTGAGGGGATGTGAAACATGCTGGCGCGGGACTGGTATTACAATCAAAGGCGGCAACTCGGGCTCGATTCCGCGGTCGCCTCGATCTACGACCGGCATGACGACAGCGACCTCCGCGCCCGCGCCGCGCTGACCATGCTCGGCGTGCAGAAGGGCTGGCGGGTGGCCGATATCGGCTGCGGCAACGGCGTACTGGCCTGCGAGGCGGCGCTGCTGGGCGCCGAAGTCGACGCGATCGACATTTCGCCGGCGATGCTGGCGCTCGCCAACATCCAGGCCCGCGACCGCAAGGTGGCGATCCGCACCCAGCCGGCCGGCATGCTGAGCTTCGCCTACCAGCCGAATTCCTATGACCTGATCGTCAGCGAATTCACGCTGCACCATTTGCCGGATTTCTGGAAGGCTGTGTCGCTGGCAAGAATCTATGCGGCGCTGAAGCCCGGCGCCAATTTCTACCTGCGCGACATCGTGTTCGTCAGCACGCCGGACGGCACCGAGCGCGATGTCGAGCAGTGGGCCGATTTCACCATCAAGAACCACGATTTCCAGCGCGAGGGCGTGGTCACCCATATGCGCGACGAATACTCGACCTTCGGCTGGGTGATCGAGCGCATGCTGACCGATGTCGGCTTCACGCTGGAATCCGTCGACTATCACGCGCCGCTGCACGGCACCTATCTCCTGCGCAAACCGAAGCCGGACCAACAGAGCTAAGACCAACAGAGCCAAGAACCAACAGAGCCAAGAAAAATGAAACCGGCCGATGTCTGCATCGCCGTCCTGGTGGCGGTGATCTGGGGGCTTGCCTTTGTCGCGAGCCGGATCGCGCTCAACGAATTTTCGCCGGAACTGATGACGACTCTGCGCTTCGCCATCGCCGCCTTGCCCTGCCTGTTCGTGGCGCGGCCGAAGGTTTCATGGACGGTGCTGGCCTCGATCAGCTTCACTTTGTTCCTCGGCCAGTTTCTGGCGCAAGCCTTTGCCATCGCGTATGGCGTTCCCGTCGGTCTTTCCAGCGTGATCGTGCAGAGCCAGGCGCTGTTCACCATCGGCTTTGCCGCGCTGCTGTTCCGCGAGCGGCCGGGCGCATGGCAGACCGTCGGCATCGGTGTTGCCACCATTGGCCTGCTGATGATCTGCGGCACCGTCGGTTACGATTTCAGCGTCGGTGCGTTTGCCGTTCTGATGATCTCGCCGCTCAGCTTCGCGGCCGGCAATCTGTTGCTCCGGCGCGCGCCTGATGTGCCGATGTTCGACCTGTTCGCGTGGCTGTGTCTGGTCGCGGCGGTCCCGCTGCTTGCGCTGACGCTGGTCAGCAATGGCCCGCAGCCGACCTGGCATGCGCTGACCCATATGTCGCTGACCGGCCTGATGTGCATGATCGGTCTCGGCGGGGTCTCCACCAGCATCGCCTACTGGCTGTGGGGGAGGCTGCTGCGCGACTACCCGGCGGCGCAGGTGGTGCCGTTCGCGCTGCTGGTGCCGTTCGTCGGTTCCGCCGCCTCGAGCGTGGTGTTCGGCGAAACCTTTGGACCGCTGCGGCTCGCCGGCATGGTCACGGTGGTGGGTGGCATTGCCGTCATGCTGCTGTCGAAGCGTCCCAAGACTTCAGAAGATTCGGCCTTAGAAAAACAAGTTCTGCCAAAGATCGCGTGAGGCCCCATGTCGCATTCGCTCCTGATCGCCTTCGTCATGTTCGCCACGGTGATGTTCTTCACACCGGGGCCGAACAACATCATGCTGCTGTCGTCGGGGCTGACCTACGGCTTCCGTCCCACCATCCCCCACATCATGGGCATTACGGTCGGCTTTGCCTTCATGGTCGGCGCGGTTGGCCTCGGGCTCGGGACCATCTTCATCGCCTATCCGATTTTGCAGACCATCCTGAAATATGCCGGGGTGGCCTACCTGGTCTACCTGGCCTGGGCGATCGCGATCTCCGAGCCGCCCTCGGCGGAGCAGGACAAGGCCCGCGGCCGCCCGATGACATTCTGGGGCGCGGCCATGTTCCAGTGGGTCAACGCCAAGGGCTGGGTCATGGTGATCGGCACCATCACCGCCTATGCGGCGATCGCCGCTTACCCCTGGAACATCGTGATCCAGGTCGGGCTGAGCCTGCTCCTGGGTATCCTGTCCTGCACCACCTGGGCCCTGTTCGGCACGGCGCTGCGGCCGGTCCTGACCTCCCCGCGGGCGGTGCGGGCCTTCAACATCGTCATGGCGGTGCTGCTGCTGGCCTCGCTCTACCCGGTCTTCATGGACGCATGATGCCGCACCGCGCCATGCAGAAACGGGTTTCCCCTCGGGGGGAAAATGCTCTAGACAACGCCGGAAATTCGCGGGCGACCGGCGGTCCCACTTAACCCAAATGCCTGATTAACCGGCCGATTTGGCCATCGATTAAGGAAACGACCATGCGTGTTTATTACGATCGCGACGCCGACCTGAACCTGATCAAGGGCAAGAAGGTCGTCATCGTCGGCTATGGCAGCCAGGGCCACGCCCATGCGCTGAACCTGAAGGATTCCGGCGTCAAGGAAGTCGCGATTGCGCTCCGCAAGGGTTCGGCCTCGGCCAAGAAGGCGGAGGCCGCCGGCTTCAAGGTGATGGAAGTCGCCGAAGCCGCCAAATGGGCCGACCTCGTCATGATGCTCACCCCCGACGAGCTGCAGGGCGACATCTACCGCGAGCACCTGCACGACAACATGAAGAAGGGCGCCGCGCTCGTGTTCGCCCACGGCCTCAACGTCCATTTCAACCTGCTCGATCCGCGCGCCGACCTCGACGTGCTGATGATCGCGCCGAAGGGCCCCGGCCACACCGTCCGCTCGGAATACCAGCGCGGCGGCGGCGTGCCCTGCCTGATCGCGATCGCCAAGGACATCTCGGGCAACGCCCATGACCTCGGCCTCAGCTACGCCTCGGCAATCGGCGGTGGCCGCGCCGGCATCATCGAGACCACCTTCAAGGAAGAGTGCGAGACCGACCTGTTCGGCGAGCAGGTGGTGCTCTGCGGCGGCCTGGTCGAGCTGATCAAGGGCGGCTACGAGACGCTGGTCGAAGCCGGCTACGCGCCCGAGATGGCCTATTTCGAGTGCCTGCACGAGGTGAAGCTGATCGTCGACCTGATCTATGAAGGCGGCATCGCCAACATGAACTACTCGATCTCCAACACCGCCGAGTACGGCGAATACGTCACCGGCCCGCGCATCGTGACCGCGGAGACCAAGGCCGAGATGAAGCGCGTCCTCGCCGACATCCAGGGCGGCAAGTTCGCCCGCGACTGGATGCTGGAAAACAAGGTCAACCAGACTTCGTTCAAGGCGACCCGCGCCAAGCTCGCCGAGCACCCGATCGAGGAAGTCGGCGCCAAACTCCGCGACATGATGCCGTGGATCAAGAAGGGCGCGCTGGTCGACAAGACGAAGAACTGATGATGTCGTTCCCCGGATGCAGCGCAGCACGCTCCCGGCGATGCGAAGCATCGTCCGGTGTGATGCGCTGCTGGTCCGGGGTCCATCTCGCGAAGCGGTTCCGGCTCTGCGGCGCATCGCTAACGCGCTGCACCGCTTCCGGGACGCGAGAGTATCCAGTGGCCGGTTCGACGATGCACTACCGGCATACCAAATCTTAAACCTTGGTCGGCA
This window harbors:
- a CDS encoding threonine dehydratase, translated to MFDLEELERAHEIVGQAVPPTPAHAWPLLSERLGADVVVKHENHTPIGAFKVRGGLVYLDRLKRERPNTPGIISATRGNHGQSLAFAAGRHGVPAVIYVPRGNSVEKNRAMRAFGAELVEHGEDFQAAAEEAARHAQFAGLHMVPSFHPDLVLGVATYALELLRAAPALDVLYVPIGQGSGICGCIMARDLLGRKTEIVGVQSTEAPSYALSFAAGTVVTTESSNTLADGMATRVPVAEALAVIRKGASRIVQVTDDEVAAAVRAYWTDTHNLAEGAGAAALAAALQEKAKLAGKRVGLILSGGNIDFDLFQKWIGTDITATAQRAMV
- the ilvN gene encoding acetolactate synthase small subunit, coding for MNQPASAYFLEERHDPNETHTLSVLVQNEPGVLARVIGLFSGRGYNIESLTVSETESQKHLSRITIVTTGTPMVIEQIKHQLDRMVPVYRVVDMTITGRSIERELAMVKVRGGGDHRVEALRLADAFRARVIDATTESFVFEITGNSSKISQFIDLMRPLGLVEVSRTGVAAIGRGPEGM
- a CDS encoding class I SAM-dependent methyltransferase gives rise to the protein MLARDWYYNQRRQLGLDSAVASIYDRHDDSDLRARAALTMLGVQKGWRVADIGCGNGVLACEAALLGAEVDAIDISPAMLALANIQARDRKVAIRTQPAGMLSFAYQPNSYDLIVSEFTLHHLPDFWKAVSLARIYAALKPGANFYLRDIVFVSTPDGTERDVEQWADFTIKNHDFQREGVVTHMRDEYSTFGWVIERMLTDVGFTLESVDYHAPLHGTYLLRKPKPDQQS
- a CDS encoding EamA family transporter; translated protein: MKPADVCIAVLVAVIWGLAFVASRIALNEFSPELMTTLRFAIAALPCLFVARPKVSWTVLASISFTLFLGQFLAQAFAIAYGVPVGLSSVIVQSQALFTIGFAALLFRERPGAWQTVGIGVATIGLLMICGTVGYDFSVGAFAVLMISPLSFAAGNLLLRRAPDVPMFDLFAWLCLVAAVPLLALTLVSNGPQPTWHALTHMSLTGLMCMIGLGGVSTSIAYWLWGRLLRDYPAAQVVPFALLVPFVGSAASSVVFGETFGPLRLAGMVTVVGGIAVMLLSKRPKTSEDSALEKQVLPKIA
- a CDS encoding LysE family translocator → MSHSLLIAFVMFATVMFFTPGPNNIMLLSSGLTYGFRPTIPHIMGITVGFAFMVGAVGLGLGTIFIAYPILQTILKYAGVAYLVYLAWAIAISEPPSAEQDKARGRPMTFWGAAMFQWVNAKGWVMVIGTITAYAAIAAYPWNIVIQVGLSLLLGILSCTTWALFGTALRPVLTSPRAVRAFNIVMAVLLLASLYPVFMDA
- the ilvC gene encoding ketol-acid reductoisomerase, producing MRVYYDRDADLNLIKGKKVVIVGYGSQGHAHALNLKDSGVKEVAIALRKGSASAKKAEAAGFKVMEVAEAAKWADLVMMLTPDELQGDIYREHLHDNMKKGAALVFAHGLNVHFNLLDPRADLDVLMIAPKGPGHTVRSEYQRGGGVPCLIAIAKDISGNAHDLGLSYASAIGGGRAGIIETTFKEECETDLFGEQVVLCGGLVELIKGGYETLVEAGYAPEMAYFECLHEVKLIVDLIYEGGIANMNYSISNTAEYGEYVTGPRIVTAETKAEMKRVLADIQGGKFARDWMLENKVNQTSFKATRAKLAEHPIEEVGAKLRDMMPWIKKGALVDKTKN